From a region of the Roseovarius nanhaiticus genome:
- a CDS encoding cobalt-precorrin-6A reductase — MKQNLLILGGTTEATALCQALSAAGIGGTVSFAGRVQRPVRQPLPQRVGGFGGAEGLARYLLEHAISHVIDATHPFAAQMSANAVAACAAEDVPLIALTRPAWQAGPGDNWTHVPDIAGAVAALDRPATRVMLAVGRMHLAEFARNKQHFYLLRLINRPDAPLPFPKYEIVQDRGPFSIAGDLALMRDHRIDLVVSKNSGGRGAHAKIIAARELGLPVIMIDRPALPLRREAHSVDAVLAWLAHDGTERGV; from the coding sequence ATGAAGCAAAACCTTCTCATCCTTGGCGGCACCACGGAGGCGACGGCCCTGTGCCAGGCTCTCAGTGCGGCAGGCATCGGCGGCACCGTGTCCTTCGCGGGCCGCGTGCAGCGCCCGGTGCGCCAGCCGCTTCCGCAGCGTGTCGGCGGTTTCGGCGGGGCCGAGGGGCTGGCCCGCTACCTGTTGGAACACGCGATCAGCCATGTGATCGACGCGACCCATCCCTTCGCCGCCCAGATGAGCGCCAATGCTGTCGCCGCATGCGCCGCCGAGGACGTGCCGCTGATCGCGCTGACGCGCCCCGCGTGGCAGGCGGGGCCGGGCGATAATTGGACCCATGTACCCGATATCGCCGGTGCGGTGGCCGCGCTGGACCGTCCCGCCACCCGCGTCATGCTGGCCGTTGGGCGGATGCATCTGGCGGAGTTCGCCCGAAACAAGCAGCATTTCTACCTGTTGCGCCTGATCAATCGGCCGGATGCGCCGCTGCCCTTCCCCAAGTACGAAATCGTTCAGGACCGAGGCCCGTTCAGCATTGCGGGCGATCTGGCGCTGATGCGCGATCATCGGATCGATCTGGTCGTGTCCAAGAATTCCGGCGGCAGAGGCGCCCATGCCAAGATCATCGCCGCGCGCGAATTGGGCCTGCCGGTGATCATGATCGACCGCCCTGCCCTGCCCCTGCGGCGCGAGGCGCATTCGGTGGACGCGGTTTTGGCGTGGCTCGCTCATGACGGCACCGAGCGCGGCGTATAG